A DNA window from Brassica napus cultivar Da-Ae chromosome C1, Da-Ae, whole genome shotgun sequence contains the following coding sequences:
- the LOC106385223 gene encoding putative Delta(7)-sterol-C5(6)-desaturase 2, whose protein sequence is MASNHEFLARFVEETTFYNRMVLSHLLPANLWEPLPHFLQTWLRNYLAGNLLYFISGFLWCFYIYYLKLNVYVPQDSVPTRKAMILQIYVAMKAMPWSTLVPTVSEYIIERGWTKCYSTLDQFNWFLCLVYIAFYLVLVEFMIYWVHKMTHDNKFLYKHLHATHHMYNKQNTLSPFAGLAFHPLDGILQAVPHVIALFIVPIHLITHLSLLIMEGIWTVSNHDCINGNIWLIMGAGHHTIHHTTYKHNYGHYTICMDWLFGSLKVPLAEDDSFNEKEK, encoded by the exons ATGGCGTCGAACCATGAGTTTCTTGCTCGGTTCGTCGAGGAGACAACGTTTTACAACCGGATGGTTCTGAGCCACCTTTTGCCGGCGAATCTATGGGAGCCTTTGCCACATTTCCTCCAAACATGGCTCCGGAATTACTTAGCCGGAAACTTACTTTACTTCATCTCAGGCTTCCTCTGGTGCTTCTACATCTATTACCTTAAACTCAACGTTTACGTCCCTCAAG ATTCTGTTCCTACAAGAAAGGCAATGATTCTACAAATATATGTGGCAATGAAGGCTATGCCTTGGTCCACACTTGTTCCAACTGTCTCTGAGTATATAATCGAGCGTGGTTGGACCAAATGTTACTCTACACTTGATCAGTTCAACTGGTTCCTCTGTCTGGTTTACATCGCGTTCTATCTTGTTTTAgttgagtttatgatttattggGTTCACAAAATGACTCATGACAATAAATTTCTCTATAAGCACCTCCATGCAACCCACCATATGTACAACAAGCAAAACACTCTCTCTCCATTTGCTG GGCTTGCTTTCCATCCACTGGATGGGATACTTCAGGCAGTACCGCATGTGATAGCTCTGTTCATAGTGCCGATACATCTCATAACACATTTGAGTCTTTTGATTATGGAAGGGATATGGACAGTGAGCAACCATGATTGCATCAATGGTAACATATGGCTTATAATGGGTGCAGGACACCATACCATACACCATACAACATACAAGCATAACTATGGCCATTATACCATTTGCATGGATTGGCTGTTTGGCTCACTAAAGGTTCCTTTAGCTGAAGACGACAGCTTTAATGAGAAAGAAAAGTAA
- the LOC106387284 gene encoding delta(7)-sterol-C5(6)-desaturase 1-like: MAVDAAYLMQFVDETSFYNRIVLSHLLPSTLWDPLPHFLQTWLRNYLAGTLLYFISGFLWCFYIYYLKLNVYLSKDAIPTRKAMLLQIYVAMKAMPWYTLLPTVSEYMIESGWTKCYSRVGEVSWILYFVSIATYLVLVEFGIYWMHRELHDIKPLYKYLHATHHIYNKQNTLSPFAGLAFHPLDGILQAVPHVVALFIVPIHFTTHLGLLFMEAIWTANIHDCIHGNIWPVMGAGYHTIHHTTYKHNYGHYTIWMDWMFGSLRDPLLEEVDNNKDSSKKAE, encoded by the exons ATGGCGGTGGATGCTGCGTATCTGATGCAGTTCGTGGACGAAACATCGTTTTACAATCGAATTGTTCTGAGTCACCTCTTGCCGTCGACTCTATGGGATCCATTGCCGCATTTCCTCCAGACATGGCTCCGGAACTACCTCGCCGGAACCCTACTTTACTTCATCTCCGGCTTCCTCTGGTGCTTCTACATCTATTACCTCAAACTCAACGTTTATCTCTCCAAAG ATGCTATTCCGACAAGAAAGGCTATGCTTTTGCAAATCTATGTGGCAATGAAGGCGATGCCTTGGTACACTCTGCTTCCAACTGTATCTGAGTATATGATTGAAAGTGGATGGACTAAATGTTACTCGAGAGTAGGCGAAGTCAGCTGGATCCTCTACTTTGTTTCAATCGCGACATATCTTGTTTTAGTCGAGTTTGGTATTTATTGGATGCACAGAGAGCTTCATGACATTAAGCCTCTCTATAAGTATCTCCATGCCACCCATCATATCTACAACAAACAGAATACACTCTCTCCCTTTGCCG ggCTTGCGTTTCACCCACTAGACGGGATACTTCAAGCTGTACCGCATGTGGTTGCTTTGTTTATAGTGCCGATTCATTTCACAACCCATCTAGGTCTTTTGTTCATGGAAGCGATATGGACAGCGAACATCCATGACTGCATCCACGGTAACATTTGGCCTGTGATGGGTGCAGGGTACCATACGATACACCACACTACTTACAAGCATAACTATGGTCATTACACCATTTGGATGGATTGGATGTTTGGCTCTCTTAGGGACCCTCTCTTAGAAGAAGTTGACAACAACAAAGACAGTTCCAAGAAAGCAGAGTGA
- the LOC106387283 gene encoding stearoyl-[acyl-carrier-protein] 9-desaturase 5, chloroplastic — protein MAMAMAMNRIVVLPSSYAYRPHQARVSRSPIASSIRSATTEVTNGRKLYIPPREVHVQVKHSMPPQKLEIFKSLEGWADETLLTYLKPVEKSWQPTDFLPEAESEGFYDQVKELRERCKELPDEYFVVLVGDMITEEALPTYQTMLNTLDGVRDETGASPTPWAVWTRAWTAEENRHGDLLNKYLYLSGRVDMRQIEKTIQYLIGSGMDPKTENNPYLGFIYTSFQERATFISHGNTARHAKDLGDLKLAQICGTIAADEKRHETAYTKIVEKLFEIDADGTILGLADMMKKKISMPAHLMYDGQDDNLFEHFSTVAQRLGVYTAKDYADILEFLVERWNVETLSGLSSEGHKAQDFVCGLPARIRKIEERAQGRAKEAAKNVPFSWIFGREIRA, from the exons ATGGCTATGGCTATGGCTATGAACCGGATCGTAGTTTTGCCTTCTTCATACGCCTATCGTCCTCATCAAGCTCGTGTATCCAGATCTCCCATTGCTTCTTCGATTCGCTCCGCTACTAC AGAGGTTACTAACGGAAGGAAGCTCTACATCCCTCCACGAGAGGTGCATGTCCAAGTAAAACACTCCATGCCGCCGCAAAAACTCGAGATCTTCAAATCCCTAGAAGGGTGGGCTGACGAGACCCTCTTGACCTACTTAAAACCCGTCGAGAAGTCGTGGCAGCCGACTGATTTTCTCCCGGAAGCTGAGTCAGAAGGGTTCTACGACCAAGTCAAGGAGCTAAGAGAACGGTGTAAGGAGCTGCCCGACGAGTATTTCGTGGTGCTTGTCGGTGATATGATCACTGAAGAAGCGCTTCCGACTTACCAGACCATGTTGAACACGTTGGATGGTGTTAGGGACGAGACGGGAGCTAGTCCTACTCCTTGGGCGGTGTGGACCAGGGCGTGGACTGCTGAAGAGAATAGGCATGGGGATTTGCTTAACAAGTATCTTTATTTGTCTGGGAGAGTTGACATGAGGCAGATTGAGAAGACTATTCAGTACCTTATTGGCTCTGGAATG GATCCAAAAACTGAAAACAACCCTTACTTGGGTTTCATCTACACTTCCTTTCAAGAAAGAGCAACCTTCATCTCCCACGGAAACACTGCCAGACACGCGAAAGATCTTGGAGATTTGAAACTTGCGCAGATATGCGGGACCATTGCTGCTGATGAGAAGCGGCACGAGACTGCTTACACCAAGATTGTGGAGAAGCTCTTTGAAATCGACGCTGATGGAACCATCTTGGGGTTGGCTGATATGATGAAGAAAAAGATCTCAATGCCTGCGCATTTAATGTATGATGGCCAAGATGATAACCTGTTTGAGCACTTCTCAACCGTTGCACAGAGGCTCGGTGTTTACACTGCCAAGGACTATGCTGATATTCTGGAGTTTCTTGTTGAACGGTGGAACGTTGAGACTTTGTCAGGCCTTTCTAGTGAAGGACACAAGGCTCAG GACTTTGTCTGTGGATTACCTGCAAGAATCCGCAAGATTGAAGAGAGAGCTCAAGGAAGAGCCAAAGAAGCAGCCAAAAACGTACCGTTCAGCTGGATATTTGGTCGGGAGATTAGGGCTTAA